In Lolium rigidum isolate FL_2022 chromosome 7, APGP_CSIRO_Lrig_0.1, whole genome shotgun sequence, the DNA window TACTCTGCGTGATTCATCACCTACGCACACAAGCGGCAAGTTCAAGTGGTTTATTTTATGTGCTAGCTCATTGTCGACCTCCGCGGATCCTTCCTTTTCCTGCTCCTCAATACCATCCCATGCATCAATTCTCGACGGAATGTGATTTCCAGAATGCCTGACCACATTGCTGTTCCTTCTGCGGTCCATAGGTACCCCAAGTGTAGCAGAATTCTCATCACTGGACGAAAAATTCAGGCCCTTCTTCACCTGGCCGTGTTTCTGTGGTGGACCATAAGCTTGTCTGCGTTCAAACTTCCGCACCGGTGAGCACCGTAGACGGGAATCATACTCCAGCGAGGGTACACCAATACGTTTCTTCTCACATTCACGTATCGTCATGCCCAATGAAGCCGCACCAAAAGCAGAAATAAGGCACCCTCTCATATCGCAGAACATAGGTATCCGTCTCGTCCTTCCCCTTTACCTGGGTAGTAATCGACTGTTTCAGCCTCTGATCGATCGGGATATCCACACGGACCCTCAAAAAATCATACGGGCTGTTCCCATCTGCATCAAGATCAGCAGTCAAATACTTACCCAGCCTATTCCCAATCTGCGTAGCAGTACCCTTCTTCTGGCGATTCCATGGCATATCATAAACTTGCACCCATAGTGGCACAGTATTCAGTTCCGTCTCAGACGGTCTCAGGTCACCCTGCACCTTAGCCACCAGGAGAGGGTATCCACGATAAATCCATGGACCACCTTGGGTAACGAAGTTGAAATCTCCTTCAGAGAACAACGTAATCTTGAACCAGTTCTTCCCCATCGGTGCAAAGTTTACCCCCGTCCTCAACCTCCAAACCTTGGAATTAAAGTGGATTGTCATGTCATCAATATCGGGTTTCCTCTGCGAGATGTACCTGCCCAACAGACGCCATCGCTGCTGTACCTCAGGtggatcctcctcctcttcatcttccagGACTAAAACCTCATCGTCCTCCATGTCCACCTCCCCTTCCACGATCCCATCCAGATCCCTCAATCCATCCTTCTCCGCAGTATGCCAATTTCCCACCTCCGGTTCCTCCCGTCCAAGATCCGACACCCTGCTCCGATCACGCGTAGCTCCAGGCGAGGCTTTCACCAACAACTTCGGGCGGGCAGGAGCCTCAGCGGCTCCCCCATGATCGCCCCAATTGCTGGCAGAATCCATCGCCCGATCACACGCAGGGAGTTGATCAGAACCGGGATCGAAAGCAAAGACTGGATTATCGAAAACCACAGCGGCGCTGGGCGATTTCCCCTCTCCGAGGCCTAAAAAGACCCGAGACCTGTTCTACTTTCCTTCTCCCTGGCGGCCGCCACCGGTCGTAGATCCACGGGACTCCGCTCCGTAACCGACATGGACTTCCCTTTGACCTCAGAGACTTGATTCCTTCGAAGACTCATAATGCTCCCGAGATTGGTAGGGTGGCGGCTTGCGATCGCCCGCTCGTCGCCAGCCCTAACCCTAGACTCGTAGCCAGACCGGACCACGTCCTCTCTTTTCCTTGCACCGGCACCCGTCATAAATAcacattatttggatcttatatgTTTTACATCTTATTTCTTGCTTCGTTTCGTAAGTTTATTAAGTCCACCCGCGACCCCCAAAATAGGCGTCGACAAAGCGCTATGGGGGTGCACGGGCATCACCTCTTCAGGAATAGAGATGATTAATTGTTCCACACCAGCGCCCCCAAATGTCTAGcccacaatttttttttatttttttagaactTCATATATTTAACAGGATCACGTAAGTTCATTGAATCTTGAACAAAAATTTGCACAATTTAAAGTAAACATAACTATTAGAATCTAGGGTCGTTCCTACTCTTGGCGCAATCGCCGCCATCAACGTCCGAGGAGGCAAACACTTTGTTGAGGTTGTCAAAGGCCTACTCCTCTGGCGTCGGAGCTGCAGGCGTGTCTTCGACGAGGTTGATGACGTTTCCTGTCGGTCACCGACCACCACTTCCCGAACTGGTCGTCGGCCAAACGGGACGGTGTTGTAGGAGTGGTTGAGTAGCGCTACCTAGCCTTCCGCATCGAGGGGGTCGTTCGAAGCGTGGCACGTTGCCTCGATTTGAAGCTCGACCCCCCCACATCCTTCCTTGAATGTTGTAGGGACAAGCGGCTTCACGGCAACGAGTATTGAAGAATGTCATGTGCGTCACGTGGAGGTCTCGAGGCATACATATGGTAAACCGTGTGAGGAATGCGCTTGAGACAAGCATCATCAAAGACCCCAAGCCTCCCCCTTCTTCGGACGACAGGGTACCAGCGCTGAATGCCGTCAGCGCATTGTGGCGCACATCGCGGATGACGATACCGTTGACGCTTTGTGGCAACAGTATGGTGCCAAACGCTAGAGCTCCCCCGATCTAGGTGTGCCCAAGCCCGACCGAAACTGCACGTGGAAGGAACCTCCATGGCGAACATCGTCGCGCTGTGGGGTGGTAGCAATGCTTGGCGAACGTCTGGTCGACTTCGTGCCAGTGCCACCATGGTCATCGACCTGTGTGGTTTGAACCGCTCAGCGCCGGCAGGAGAAGCTAGCATGCAGTCTCCTCCTCCCCCTAGCGTTGGAATACGTGCAACCACTCCATGTTGTTTGGCGCCCACACAAAGGTCATTCTGCTCCGACGGCGGCAACTTGTCCTGACTTCTCCGTCGATGTGTCGGCTGCTGCGTGGAGCGAGGGGGTGGCGCCTCGTCGCATCTCGCCGCCTCTGGAATCGGCATGTCCATCGAAGACGACGACCGACCTCCTCCACACGACGATTTGAAATGTGTCTACATTCGAGCCGCTGCCAGGACGGCCCCACCCCAGAAATCCAACGTGCCGCGAGGCATCAGTGCACCTGTTTCAAATCGTTTACGTTGAGGCTAGAAAGGGGTGGCGGTATTATTGGGCTTGAATACCCGCCAGctatttttttttggggggggggggcgtcgGTGTGAGCCCAAAAACATGATGCAGCCGCAATAAGGCTATGGGGTTTGCTACCGGCATCGCATGTGGAGATGCTCTAGGTGCATCTTTTCGTAGCGGTGGTTCATGAGTTACCACCTTTTTTAAATATCGTTGGTTGTGAATCAATGTTAGGCTTGGCATTATCGAAGGGTTAACTTTACGCAATATTGTTTTCTTTCTGTATTAACATCTCACGATATGACATATGTTGTGTcgaggttgtgtgtgtgtgtgggtagGGGGGGGGTAGTGGGTTTTTTTGCTGGATATGACGCTGCGGGGAAGGGATAGAAACACAAATATTGTAATGCCATCGTGGAATTATAAACTAGCTAAAAAAAATTGGATCCCACGCAACGGGACGAGGCAAAAATTTGTGTTGTAAGTACAAAATCTTCCTTCGAGGTTTGAACTGCTCGGAGCTGGGCCAGGGAAGCATgcgatctcctcctcccgctagcGCTAGAAGACGTGCAACCACTCCCAGTTGTTCGGTGCCCAGAGAAGATCGTTCTGCTCCGATGGCGGCAACTTGGCCGGACTTCCCCATCGACGCGTCAGCTGCTGCTCCACGCATCTCGCCGCCTTGGGAATCGGCGTGTCCATTGAAGACGAGGAGCAATGTGAGGCTAGTGGTTTTTTGCTGGATATGACGATGCGGGAAAGGGACAGGAACACATATATTGTAATGCCAACGTGgaattatgaagtagcaaaaagtTTTGGGATCCCGCGCAATGGGTTAAGACAAAAAGAGCTCTAGAGATTTTGCTGCACGGATTGAACAAACTCCGCGCCAAAACTTTGGATATTTCGGGATGAATAGGTGAGTTGCGAGCCAAAATATTCGAACCAAAATAAGCGCGAGACGAAATCCCCACCAACCCCGCATCCTCTCCTTTCCCAAATTCGCATCGACGAATCGCCTCTGTCCCTTTGGCCCCGCGTAgccgcctcctctccgccggccacCACGCCGCCCCTGCCTCTCCGCACCCGCACGAAACCCTAGAGTAGCGGCTGCTGGTCCGGCGTCGAGGAACTCCGCCCGGTGCTGaaaatcgccgccgccgccgaccggagCAAGATCCGCTTTCGACCGGATGGAGCTGCACCAGCCTTGGGCTCAAGCAGGGTCCAAGCAGAAGCAGGACTCCTCCACGGCGTCCGCGTCGAGCCGCCAGGCGCCAGCCACGGTAATCTCACCATCTCCTCCCATCTCGGCCTCCATACCTCGATTCCATCTTGCTGAAGCTCATTCCCGTCCAGAAAAGGAGGAGGTGATGATCCATCCTACTCAGCTCCTGCTAGTTTTGTGGTCGCCGGCACGGCCAATGCTAGGCCACACCCTGGGCTTGAGAGAATATGATGTGAAGCTGAGGGATTCAGGCCTCCTGGCCGCCTCAAAGTTCGCCGCCATGGAGGGCCGCTTCGAGCTCCTCGATAAGttactcctccttctcctcctatgCTAGTTCTTACAAAAATTTCTGTTCTGCTCCAAGAACGTGTTTGCTGCACTACTTACCACATGTTGTGGCGAGGTCTGAAGAGGACCTGGCCCGCTGGAAGGAGGATGTGCCCCAGTTCGATCTGAATTCAGAAAAAATTCATCTGGACATCTCCGGCTGCACAGGTGAGCTCCGTCTCCCCCCTTCCGACCCGTCGTGTGCCAGGGCTGCGGAACCCTATGGTTTCTCAGGTGTTTTGGGTGGGCCGTCAGGTCGCCAGCTACAATTTATCTCTGTGCCAAAACGAGCTCTTTTTATGATTTTCTCACGGATTCGGTAGTGGCAAACAACGCTAATTCTGCGGTTGATTAAACTAGTGCTCCTCGATTggctttatgccaaaagcttgacAGGCTTGTGTATCCCTTATTTGGATAACGCACAGGGAAAAGAATTAGATTACTACTAATACTAATCTTCAGGTTAGATCTGTGTGTATGTCACCTTCAGGTATGTGTTAGCCACAACATGAGCTCAGAGGCATCACGGTCAGTGGACAGAATTAGAGGTTGGCTGGCTGGCCACATAGGGTATGGTCCTAGGAGAGAGTTCATTATCTTGATGTCATGTCTCCCTTTGATGGGTAACTGCTGGTTTCGATATTTTGATGATAATAGCAGAAATATTGCATCTGCTAAAAATGACTGCTGGTTATGTGGTTGATTAAGCTCGAGCTCCCCTACGCCAAAAGCTTGATGCGCTTGTGAATCTCTGATTCGGATATTATTTATGCGCCCAGTCAATTAAAAAACGTAATAATACTAGTACTTCCTCTgatcccttttaattgactcggatttagtacaaagttgtactaaatccaggTTAATTAAAAGTGATTAGAGAGAGTACTACTTTTCTACAGGCTTGATATGTGCTTGTggagattagaatattggtagaaTATGTTGAAACAACTAATACAGTACCCCTGTTCTTTCACTTCTCCATTCTCCGTCCTTCCTGTTTTGTTAGAATCCTATTTTTGGGACAAGTTTAAGGATTTGTGCAGCACCACAAGCCAGCTAGTTTAGTAGTGTACAAAGTAAAATTATTACTGTGGGGTTGATAGTACTAAATTACTAGTAAAGTATGATAGTCATAATAAAGTATGAATGTACACATGCTCTTGTTGTATGCTACTAATATTGCTTTGGACCTGaccatcatttttttttgtttcttgttggaGGGATAACAAGGAAGACAGAGGGTTGCGGCCGGAACCTGCGGGCCTGATGCATCCGTCACTTGGAAGGAGAACAAGGAGACATCCTCATGGTCCTAGGTCTGTGATAACTTATGGTTGCAATGCATTGAGCCTCTTGAGATTTCCGATCCATAAGAATGACTGTGACACCAtcatttatgtgttgtaataagtgTCCCAGGATGGGATTGGAGTAACTTACTGTGCTTCAGCATTTGTTGGTGTTGTTTGGTGTTGTGGAAAATTCTTGGTGACTGTGTTCGAATCGCCCATATTGGTAGTGTTGTATGCACTATTGTGTAAATTGATGTATATTGTTTGCTGTGTAGGTTTTGATGTCCAAAAGGAGGAAAGTCCATGCCTAAATCTGCAATAATATGTTGGAGGTGCGATGGGAGCAGCGCTGCTATTTAGAGGCAGCTTTGTTCTATATCCATCCTCTTGTGTTTCAAGTTTTGCTAGTTTCCCGCTGGTGTTGTCGCCGAGCTAGCAGTAGTATGTTTAGGTCACTTTGTTCAAGGATTACAAGCTTGACTCTGTTGCCGTGACCTTGATGCTGCTGTCCAGGAGCTTGTCTACATCGGCACCCCAAACTTTGTATGAATTTTGATCAATCAACTAGCTCAATTATTGGTTTTGCTATTAAAAAATAATGCTGATCTttgtaaataaagtaaaaattgGTAGATATGGAGCAGAACCAATATAGCTCATGCCGGCTATAGAATACGCGAACTCGCGAGCAAACTCTGCACCCGAACCTAAAACCAAACCCATTTCATATACTACGTTGAGCCTACCAAAATAAACCTGATTTATTTTACAGCCAAACCGAACCAAACTGAGTAGAGGTTGGGAGGCGCCGCGGTGGAGTCTTGTCCTGCACGCCGCCGGGAATCCTCCGCCTGCTGGTGATCTTGCCGTGCTTGGAGCAATGGCGACACGACGTGGGCCGTGGCCGATGTCCGGCAGTTAGAGATCGGTGTCCTCTTCGACACTGGCAACCTTGTTCTAGCACACCTTCGACCACTTTGGTGACACGCGGCAAGCTCGGCCAGAACAAGTGCACCGCCGAGGTCACGCACCTACTCGCTTGGAACTAATCATGTGCACGGTTTGGTTTCAAACCACCTGAACCGTTGAACCACACCGTAACGATGGTTTAGGCTGGTTTGCCCAGTTTGAATATTCAATCCGCAGCTCCATAGAGATTAGCTTGGTTCAGACGGCTTGAAACCGAAAAAACCGTTCGAAACCGTACTTGATTACTCGTCCTGCAACATGGCAGCTCCGGCGTTCGAGCGGTTCGACGAGATCCTCGTGGGCGCGGGCATCATGGGAAGCTGCGCCGCGCACGCGCGGCAGGCGTGGGCGCGTGTGCTCCTGCTCGAGCGCTTCGATCTTCTGCCCCACCCACCGTGGCTCGTCAAACTGCAAGTCGCGCACCATCCGTGACACGCCAAGACCTACCGGCATCCGCACTACCCGCCCATGGTCCGCCTCGCGCCCCGCCTCTGGGGCAATGCATGCCCAACGCGATGCCTAGTACGATGTGCTCATGCCGACGCCACACCTGGACCTGGGTCCAAAGGACGAGGCCGCACTCGTCGCCACCATCGCCAACAGCGGCATCATGGTGCTCACCGCCAGCCTGGGTGGAGCGAGGCCAAAGTGGGCGGAGGTTCTTATGGTGGCGAGGGGTGGACGGTGGCGAGCAGCAAGCTCGGCTGGGTGGTGAAGGCAACCAAGGCGGTAGCCATGTCCCAGGCGCTCGCCGTCAAGATGAGCGACAAGGTGTAGGTGGTCGAGTTCGCCGGGAAGCAAAGTGCCCCAGCGTCAGCTGGACATCACGCCGAGTGCGTCGACGGTGACATTCTTCTAGAACGCGAGCATCGCCTCGAGCTGCACACGGAGGCATCTGCGACGGCCGCCGTCGTGGCTGGCGCTCCGGCCGCTCGCGTTGGTCTCTCCATCCTTGACATACGAAGGAGCTGCAGTTTTCTGTTCTCGATCTTGGAAGGCGCTGTGTAAAGTGTGAAAGGCGCTGTGTAAAGTGTACATCAAAACGGTGCCAAACCTCTTAGACCGTCTAACCATCCCGCACCAAACCGTACTACTATCACCTTCTGCCTCAACGGTTTAAACCAAACCAGTTCAATTAAAACTGCTAGAAACGGGTTGGTTTGAGGAACAAGTAAAAACCGTCTCAAACCATGAATGCCCAGGCTTAGTTGGAACGACTACGCCGACCTGGCGCTGCACGCGTTCTCCTTCTCCCTCGAGCTCGACACCATGGGCACCACTTCCGCCGCCGTCGAAGCTCTAGCTCCTCCCGGCAGCCACCAAGGCGCCTAAGACCGCCACAGCCTCGTTCTCGGCATCCCCGCACGACGACGGAGCTTGAGCTCTCCATCGGCCCCGTCGTTGCCCGGACGATGCCGACGATGGGAGGGAGGAGGTGAGGCGGGCCATATGTAGGAGAAGGCCGCCGCGGACGCCGAGAGGGCGCTGGCATGAGGAGGCTGCTTgtgtggagcataccacatcaccttggcgggaaccctcttcctgggtttctggccctcaacatcgtcaccagggtcatcgcctctgatcttataacgcaatgcagtgcataccgggcattcattcaaattctcgtattcaccgcggtagaggatgcggtcgttgatgcatgcatgtatcttcagaacctctaaacctagagggcggacaaccttctttgcttcgtacgtagtggcgggcaactcgttattctttggaaacatattcttcaacattttcagcaagttttcaaatgccgagtcggctacacctgctcgtgccttccatctcagcaaatccaagtgtgcagcccagcttttcagaccatcatcgcatccggggtacagcgccttcccgtgatcctctaacatgcgatccaaattctccctctctttttcagtttcgcagcgtctccgtgcatcagcaatggtccgaccaagatcatcaacgggatcatcacgtgcctcttcttcaccttccccttcaccttccccttcaccttcagcatcctccatgaaagtatcaccgaaatgagaaagatagctttcatcattgaaatcatccccttcttcatcttcttccattataacccctctttctccatgcttggtccaacaattatagcttggcatgaaaccgtgccgaagcaggtgcatgtgaacatctcttgaggaagagtaacccttctgattcttacacttaacacatggacagataacaaaaccccccgcttgttcgcgttagccactacgaggaaatctttcaaacccgtactgaactcgccggagagtcggttaccgtacatccattgccgattcatctgcattattataatataaaatatataattaaccatcatgcatttgttaaactaactagctacaaacaatataaattaaacaatgaactacacacacatgcatattttatcaatgacacatcaaaggttcaagttgctaaccgcgatcgaggaggaaaaaataaatgagaaagctcaagtgtgactccaacacttcatatcatgtttgtttcatgctcttggggcatttcgtcaaacaccttatgtgcataagaggaaccaaaagcaaacctaacactcacttgtgaagtttgtgaagagaatggctccaaatggctaagtgttggctgctggatgggtatatataggggaggggctttagtcccggttggcctggccaaccgcgactaaaggccttcgggcacctttagtcgcggttgggctggccaaccgcgactaaagcccccacgtgcaccagctggccaccgtgcgccctgggcccaggcctttggtcgcggttcgccacacgaaccgcgactaaagaccccattagtcgcttttcctttaccttcgcgacttatggggcttcccggaagcctgtttttccaccagtgggagCACGCGATGGAGGTGGCCCAAACGCGTGCGCCTGGCGGAGCCAGCATGTAGCCATAGGGTTCACATGAAACCAATAAAATTACCTTAATCTCCTTATAACTACTACACATTTACTGCTTATATATACTTGGAACCTAGTTTTACAAGCTGTGAACCCAATAAAATGATGCTCTAGCTCCCCCTCGAGCGTGGAGCTGCTCACGTAAGTCGCATGGTACGTGCGCATGGGCATCGCGGTCTGTGCTCCGGTATCTCGCTCACGGCGATGCTGCTCTTGAAAGGTGTCGACGAGTGCCCATTATCTAGCTCCGCCATGTCCACGACAGAACCCAAGAGACAAAGACACACATGCAGCCTCGACTATAGTTATGCAGCCGTTAGGAACCAACTTGGTTGGGTCCAAACTCAATGATAACCAACTATTAATTCTCTAAACCCAAACCAAACCAAATCGTTGAAAGGTCAGAATCATAACAACTTGAACCCAGTGAGTCTACAACGGAAAACCAAACTGTTTGACCCTGTTAATGCAAAACCGTGTCCAACTTTATAAGCATCAATAGCATCGTCACCGAACCGGACATGTGATCTCGGCTATGTCAAAATCTCGCTAACATGTCCGTAAGAAGGTTTTGCTCAGACCGGCACCACCGTCGTGAGCTCAAGTTGGTCATGGTGTTACATGGTTTTCTCTTGTTATCCATGCTGGCGTACCTATCA includes these proteins:
- the LOC124677327 gene encoding uncharacterized protein LOC124677327 gives rise to the protein MIHPTQLLLVLWSPARPMLGHTLGLREYDVKLRDSGLLAASKFAAMEGRFELLDKGPGPLEGGCAPVRSEFRKNSSGHLRLHRDNKEDRGLRPEPAGLMHPSLGRRTRRHPHGPRF